CTGTCCGGGCTGGTGGCAGCCGCCGGTCTGTGGTTCCGGCGGCTGCCCGACCGGCGCAACCGTCGTCAGCGGCGCACCGCGGACGCGTTCGCCCTGCTGGAGCGGCTGCTACGGCTGCTGCGACGCGCGGGCGAGCAGGTCTTCGGACTCCGGGTCCAGGTGACACCCCCGCTGCCGGGCGAGAAGGGACACACGGCGGCGCCCGTCCTGATCCTGGCGCGGCACGCCGGGGTCGGCGACTCCTTCCTGCTGCTTCAGACCTTGCTCAGCGACGCCGGACTGCGACCCCACACCGTCCTGAAGCGGACCCTGCGCGCGGACCCCGCTCTGGACGTCCTCATCGGACGGGTCCCGCACTGCTTCCTCCCACCCCGCCACGGCCGGGCGGCGCAGGAGGCGATCGCCGAGCTGGCGGCCGGGCTCGGCCCGGGCGACGCCCTGGTGATCTTTCCGGAGGGCGGCAACTTCACACCGCGCCGCCGCCGACGCGTGATCGCCTCGCTGCGCCGCCGGGGCCTGCCGCGCCGGGCGTCCCGCGCCGAACGGATGCACCATGTCCTGCCGCCCCAGGACACCGGTGCCCTCGCCGCACTCGCCGCCGCACCCACAGCCGACGTGGTGTTCGTCGCCCACACCGGCCTCGACGTCCTCCACTCGGCCCGCACCGTGTGGAGCAGGCTGCCGTTGCGCGAGAGCGTGCGGGCCCGCTGGTGGCGCATCCCCGCGCACCGCGTCCCCCCGGACGACGACGCCCGCAGCGACTGGCTGCTCGGCCAGTGGACGAGCGTCGACCACTGGATCGCCGCCCACGCCGACCCGGGCGCGACACATGCCTGAGGTACGGCGACGTCGGCGGCCGGCGTCTCCGGCTGCAGGCGCCCGCGTGCGGCCGGTCGTACGCGTACGCCCCGGAGCGTGCCGTCGGGCCGATGACAAACCAGTGGCGTCTCCAGGGACGCGCCCCATAGCTTGTGCGTCCGTGACCGACGATCCGAGGACACCCCCGAAACGACCCGGCCTCGGCCGGGTGTTCAACGAGGTGGCGGAGCTCTACGACCGCGTCCGCCCGGGACACCCCGACGAACTCTTCGCGGACCTGTGCGCCCTCACCGGCCTGGACGAGAGATCGTCGGTGCTGGAGGTCGGCTGCGGTACCGGTCAGGCGACGCGCTCCCTGGCGGCGCTGGGATGCTCGGTGACCGCCGTAGAGCCGGGACGGGTGATGGCCGCACTCGCCCGTCGGCGTGTCGCCTCCTTCCCCAACGTCGGCATCGAGACATCGACGTTCGAGGAGTGGGACGACCGCGGGCGGCGTTTCGGCGTTCTCGCGGCCGCGTCGTCATGGCACTGGGTCGACCCGTCGACCGGCTGGCAGCGGGCGCACGAGGTGCTCCATCCCGGAGGCTGGATGGCGTTGCTCGGCAACGTCGTCGTCCGCCGGCCGGGAGAGCCGGAGGTCTACGCCGAGACCGCCGACCTGCACGAGCGCTTCTGCCCCGGGAACCCCGACTGGGGTCATCCGCCCCTGGAGGCCGACGTGCGCGCCACCGGCGAGGGCTGGGGCCTGGTCGACGATCCCGGAGAACTGTTCGGCCCGACGATCGTGCGCTGGTATCCCACCGTCCAGTGGTTCGACGGAGACGGTTTCGCCGATCTCCTCCGGTCGACATCGCTGTACCGCAAGCTCGACCGCGACGTCCGCGAGCCCCTGCTCGACGCCATCGCCGAGCGCGTCCGCACCCGGCTGGGCGACCGAGTCCCGCGCCGCTACCTCAGCGTCTTGCGGGTCGGCCGGCGCGCCGGCTGAGACGGGGCGAGGAGACGGACGCGCGCTGATCCCAGCCGGTGATCCCGACGATCCGTTGCTGACGCGAGCCGACCGAGGCGTGGGCCCTCAGCCGGGAGCGACGGCAAGCGAGTGCAAGCGCCTTGCACGGCCGGGAGGCGCGTACGGCCGGCCATGTGAGCTGTCCCGGCATGCCGCCAAGCCGGCCGGGCTGCTGCGCGTCGAGGCCGTCAACCGTCACCGGACGGATCCGCCCCTGGGCGGTGTTCACCAGCTGATGCCGGCCGCCACCGGCAGGTGGTCGCTCCCGGTGGCCGGCAGCAGCCAGGAGCTCTTCGGCTGCACGCCCTTGACCAGGATCTGGTCGATCCGGGCCACCGGGAACCGTGCCGGCCAGGTGAAGCCGAAACCGTTGCCGGCGGCGTCCTGGGTCGAGCGCAGGTGCGAGGTGAGGCCGGCCAAGGCGCGGTCGTCCAGGGTGCCGTTCAGGTCGCCGAGGAGCACCATCCGCTTGCTCGGGTCGGCGGCGACGGCCTTGCCGAGCGTCTGCGCGCTCATGTTCCGCGAGGCCGTCCAATAACCCGTTCTCGGAGTCACCCGGACGGATCCCAGGTGGGCCACATACACCGTCAGCGGGCCGTGGCTCGTGGAGACCGTGGTGCGCAGCGCCCGGTTCGGGGCCATCTTGGCGTCGGCCGTTTTGGTGGCCGCCAGCGGTCCGTAGTCCACGATGTCGATCGGCCGGGTGTCCGACAGCGGCAGCTTGCTCCACAGCCCGATCGTGCCCTGCACCGTGTGATAGGGGTACGCCTTCGCCAGCTCCTTCTCGTACGTGCCCGTGGCCCGCGGGGTCAGCTCCACCAGGGCCAGCAGGTCCGTGCCGGAGGCGGCCAGATCGCGGGCGGTGCGGACCGGGTCGGGGTTGTCGGCGTCGACGTTCTGTTCGGCCACGGTGAGGTCGCTGCCCGGGTGGGACTTGTCACCGAGCAGCCCGCCGAACAGGTTCAGCCAGACCGCCACCGGCAGCAGGAGCGCGACGACCGCGGAGGCGGAGCGGCGCCACAGCGCCCCGGCCAGCAGCACGGGGATGAACAGGCCGAACCACGGCAGGAAAGTCTCCACCAGACTGCCGGCGTTCCCGATCCCCTGGTTCGGGATCTTCGCGTGCAGCAGCAGGAGCAGCCCGAGCAGCAGCGCGAGCGCCGCGAGCACCGGACCCCGTTTCCAGGGGCCCGGCCGGGAGGCGGCGCGCATGGTCCGGCGGACGCGCTCGCGCCAGGCGCCGGCGCCGGTAACCCGGCGCGACGCGCCGCCCTGCCCCGTCTCCGCCGTGTCCACCTGCGTCACTCGTCGCTCACCGCTGGCCACTGTCGGTTTCCTGCCGGTCGAGCGTCCGGGAACCGTCGCTTCCGGGCGCGGTTCGTCATTTCGCCCGGTGGGAAGGAGCCGGTGAATCCGGTGGGGCGTTGTTCGTCCTGAGGGCGCTGCTTGGTGCATGCCGCAAGTCAACGCGGCCTGGCGTTGCCGGGGAGTATCCGTTTTCCGATACGTCGACGATATGTGTTGGCTTGTAGCATCACCTGCATGCGTGTGCTGATCGTCGAGGACGAACCCTATATGGCAGAAGCCATTCGCGACGGCCTGCGCCTGGAAGCGATCGCGGCCGATATCGCGGGAGACGGCGACACCGCTCTGGAACTGCTCAGCACGAACGCCTACGACATCGCCGTACTCGACCGCGATATCCCCGGACCTTCCGGAGACGAGGTCGCCAAACGCATCGTCGCCTCCCGAAGCGGCATGCCGATCCTCATGCTCACCGCGGCCGACCGTCTCGACGACAAGGCCTCCGGGTTCGAACTCGGCGCCGACGACTACCTCACCAAGCCTTTCGAACTCCGTGAACTCGCGCTCAGGCTCCGGGCACTCGACCGCCGACGCGCCCACCACAGGCCTCCCGTGCGGGAGATCGCAGGGCTGCGGCTGGACCCGTTCCGCAGAGAGGTCTACCGGGACGGTCGCTATGTCCCGCTGACCAGAAAGCAGTTCGCGGTGCTCGAAATCCTCGTCGCCGCAGAGGGCGGTGTCGTCAGCGCCGAGGAACTCCTGGAACGCGCGTGGGACGAGAACGCCGACCCGTTCACCAACGCCGTGCGCATCACGGTCTCGGCCCTGCGCAAGCGGCTCGGTGAACCGTGGATCATCGCCACCGTGCCGGGCGTCGGCTACCGCATCGAAACGCCGCCAGAACACGAGGGAGCCGGGCGTGGATAGGGCACCCGGGTTGAGCGTACGCGCGAAACTCACCCTCAGCTACGCCGGGTTCCTCATGCTTGCCGGCGCTCTCCTGCTCGCGGCGGTGTGGGTT
This genomic interval from Streptomyces sp. NBC_00557 contains the following:
- a CDS encoding class I SAM-dependent methyltransferase, whose protein sequence is MTDDPRTPPKRPGLGRVFNEVAELYDRVRPGHPDELFADLCALTGLDERSSVLEVGCGTGQATRSLAALGCSVTAVEPGRVMAALARRRVASFPNVGIETSTFEEWDDRGRRFGVLAAASSWHWVDPSTGWQRAHEVLHPGGWMALLGNVVVRRPGEPEVYAETADLHERFCPGNPDWGHPPLEADVRATGEGWGLVDDPGELFGPTIVRWYPTVQWFDGDGFADLLRSTSLYRKLDRDVREPLLDAIAERVRTRLGDRVPRRYLSVLRVGRRAG
- a CDS encoding endonuclease/exonuclease/phosphatase family protein, translating into MRAASRPGPWKRGPVLAALALLLGLLLLLHAKIPNQGIGNAGSLVETFLPWFGLFIPVLLAGALWRRSASAVVALLLPVAVWLNLFGGLLGDKSHPGSDLTVAEQNVDADNPDPVRTARDLAASGTDLLALVELTPRATGTYEKELAKAYPYHTVQGTIGLWSKLPLSDTRPIDIVDYGPLAATKTADAKMAPNRALRTTVSTSHGPLTVYVAHLGSVRVTPRTGYWTASRNMSAQTLGKAVAADPSKRMVLLGDLNGTLDDRALAGLTSHLRSTQDAAGNGFGFTWPARFPVARIDQILVKGVQPKSSWLLPATGSDHLPVAAGISW
- a CDS encoding response regulator transcription factor, whose product is MRVLIVEDEPYMAEAIRDGLRLEAIAADIAGDGDTALELLSTNAYDIAVLDRDIPGPSGDEVAKRIVASRSGMPILMLTAADRLDDKASGFELGADDYLTKPFELRELALRLRALDRRRAHHRPPVREIAGLRLDPFRREVYRDGRYVPLTRKQFAVLEILVAAEGGVVSAEELLERAWDENADPFTNAVRITVSALRKRLGEPWIIATVPGVGYRIETPPEHEGAGRG
- a CDS encoding 1-acyl-sn-glycerol-3-phosphate acyltransferase; translation: MTGVDRRRATRPAGVAVTVLRRTTTTALLLGLVPAATALLVAAGVLCAPVSLATRGPWRPVRITAFVLLYLLVDLSGLVAAAGLWFRRLPDRRNRRQRRTADAFALLERLLRLLRRAGEQVFGLRVQVTPPLPGEKGHTAAPVLILARHAGVGDSFLLLQTLLSDAGLRPHTVLKRTLRADPALDVLIGRVPHCFLPPRHGRAAQEAIAELAAGLGPGDALVIFPEGGNFTPRRRRRVIASLRRRGLPRRASRAERMHHVLPPQDTGALAALAAAPTADVVFVAHTGLDVLHSARTVWSRLPLRESVRARWWRIPAHRVPPDDDARSDWLLGQWTSVDHWIAAHADPGATHA